The genomic segment ATATCAGCTTCACGCAAGTAAGCAACTATGCACGTGTGGTCTCCACCCAAAGGGTGCATTAATTCCATGTCCACGAGGAGCACTCCCAATTCAGTGCAGTCTTCTGAAGTGTCTGCCACAAAACGACAGTCCATTTGATAGCAACGCACAAAATAAACTATAATGTCTGAAAGAAGGCAAAGGTGATGTCTAATGGAggcaatttcattttttttttagcttTAATAATAACTCTGTaaagattcaattttatttttaaatgcaggaaatacttgacagatgaggcagcatcaataGTCAGAACCAATTCTCATTACTCATTGATTGGCTTTAAATGgactgaaaaatattttttattccaAGTTGTGTAAAAAGAGGCAATATTTAAGAGAAGTGTCTGTGATAAGATGGAGTGACACAAATGGTGTGGTGCCAGCAATTGCGACCGATTATTGGAGATGACTGGACGACTTGCAACTAGGTGATGATGAATGAGATGTGAGATGACTAGAAgaggagagagcagagagaaAGAACCATGTTCTTACAGTAGGTTGCAACACTGGGATGGTCAAGTGTGGGCGAGGGTTCGGGTCTCGGGGACATCCCTACATATTATATCATCAAGCTTCCATCAAATGGATCTAGGCAGCTGGAGCTATCCTCCCCAACCTCGGAATTTGTCTGATTAATAAGTGTATACAGTAAGTTTCAAATTAAAGATATTTTAATACTTATTTTGAATTTTCTCCTGTATTATTTGTAATTTAATGCAGGGATTGATGTTCAGTTGCTGGAAAATACAGGGCAGTCCTGGGATGGTTGATAACACTATTGGGGGGGGAGATGGCGGGGTTGATTGCTTTGCTCTGACCTCTGTGTAATTCCTGTTCTTTCTCTCCTAGATCGGAAGTTTCTCATTATCAATGTTCGGATGAAAAACTGCGCAATCATCTTCTGCAATGATGGCTTTTGTGAAATGTTCGGCTACTCCCGGGTGGAGATCATGCAGAAACCTGGCACCTGTGACTTCCTGACTGGGCCAGCCACCCCAGAGAGTGCCGTGGCACAGCTGGCACAGGCTCTACTGGGGTCAGAAGAGGTGAAGGTAGAACTGCTGTACTACAGGAAAGATGGTAAGGACCTGGCACACGGGCATGGGTGAGCTGGGGTCAGTGTGGTCAGCTGCTTATTCACTGTGCGGTCGGGTGCTACAATATCGATTGTCTCTCTGAATTGTGCCCTCCAGAGGTCACAGCGCAAACTGATGCAAATCAGAATTCCAGCGACTGTAAGTGATTTTGAAtgcgaaacacaaaatgctggaatcactcagcaagtcgggcagcatcttctgACAGGGAagtagagttaatgtttcagtcaaacactcttcatcagaactggggaaTGAATTTGTGAAAACAAGTTAGTTGGGAGGGCTGGTTAGGATAAAGAAAGTATCTCCAAAAACAGGCCAGGGTTGCAGTGATAATATTCTGTGAATTAAGTGATGTGGTTGATGTGAGGGACTGTTTGTATGATAATAAAGGAATGTAAAATCTGTGAAATTCAGAGCTGTACAAATGACcctggagagagaataacacggCCAATATTACAGATTGGGTGACCTACAGACTTGGCCACTTCTGATTAAGGGCAAGTGAAACAAGTTACCTGGAATTGTTAAACTTGATTGTGAGCCTGGAAGCTCAGACAGAaggtgaggtgcagttcctcaagGTTACACTGTTGCCCTGGTAGTTCATGTTACACCTTGGTGTTGAGTCGAATGTCTCGATGCTTCAGAATCGCAAGTGAAGATGGATGGGATCAAGTCTTGGTCCCGGCCAAAGCACACAGCACCAATATGTACGTATGCAAAAGTATTTTGGACATGTGCGTAAGAGTTTGGACTCCAGGACCGAGAGCACTATCAGTTGTGAACTGGGATCCGGTGCATACTATCTGTGCTTTTCAAGAAAGACTGTGAATCCATTGGAAACAGTAGATTAGTACATGGAATGGATGGGTTGTTGGAGAAAGATAGGCCCAGAGATGGTTGAATCCTTTGGGTTTCAGATGAGTGATAGGGCTCAGGGCTTCTGGTTGATACACAAGATCCTGAGGGGTCTTGCCAGGAGAGATGTCGAGAGGATGTTTCTATTCATGGTCAAATGTAGACCTGAGGTCACTGTTAAAAATAAGGAGCAGCCCATTTAAGATAGATGAGATTAAATTGTTTCTGAGGGTTGAGAGTATTTGGAACTCTTCCTAACTGGAAGTAGAGAAttttgagtatttttaaggcCACAAGGTAGGTAGATTTTTGCACAGCGAGAGGGTGAAATATTGCAAAGGTGTGAATTCATGCTCATTATTGTTTTCTCTGCACTTCGATGCAACCTCCCTAAATGTTTGCATGTCCTGAATGCTTTGTCTTTAACACTGTATGTCACATACCGCACATTTTGTTTGCTGTTTTAACACTCAGCAAAGTGCTGCTTCATACTCCTTCCATGGCTCTCCcatcttcccccccaccaccatctccTGCCGTACCCTAGACCCTGCTGGGCAGCACTATTTTTAGCTTCCTCAATTCGACTGAAgtaagagaatggggtttgggTCTGTATCTCTGTCACTGTTACTTGTGTAACTGACTGGCTGGAAACGGGTTTCTCGGCAATGACATCTCGACGTGACTTTATTTGAACTCTCCCTGGGTGGCTGGGAGTTCCACCTCCGCCAGCAGCCTGGAGCATGTTGCTGATTGTGTACACAGTGTGCAGAGTACCAGAGATGATTCTCACTGCCAGAACCAAGGGCATTGCTTCCGTTATGTTCAACCTCAGTGGAACAAATTTGGTTCCCTGCTAAACTCAAAATACCGCAATGATGCACATGGATGTAAAATCCTTTAAAGCGGCATTTCGAAGATGCTGTTGTGTCAGAGAGGCACCAATAATCTTGGGTAGGGACGAAATCTACCATACTCAATCCACGCAAATCGTAGAACTGAAGGACAAGAGCAGAGATCATGGATCAATCAACCATCAACCACCCTATGTTTAAGCAAACCCTATGTTAATCTCATTCTGTACTCACGCCACATTCACATCAACTCTCCCCTCATTCTatccctcagccacacgttcaagaCAATTTATAATGTCAAATTAACTTACCAagcctcatgtctttgggatgttaagAGGGATCCAGAGCACATTGGGGAAACCCATacaatcacaggaagaacatcTAAACTCCACATATcactgagatcaggatcaaacccggggcaCCAGGTTGTACAGAGTAATCGGGAATTTACAGCAAGGatcattttttattttgattttctTATACAATTTGAACACTTGAATCTTTTTGTCTTGGCAAATCACACCTACAGTAATGTAGAGGAGGCTATCTACAAGAGAGCATTGTAGATCATTATTGTCAGCTGTTATTTCCgcgaccaatatcctggtggtaAAAAGCTCTGGGGAAACGTGATTGTCGaactttaatgggcctgtcccacttggccgtcgtttgcacgccatttacgcgacctgctagcgtgtgagtagcatgtgggtagtgcgggacgggcgcatggagtggtgtggagtggcgtggaggagtgtggactttgtcctgcacaaaatcttcggtcgccactggcctgtcgcgtaactgacggccaaagtgggaccggcccattaCTCTGTTTTTCAGTGTTGTAGAACAATCTATCTCTTACGGACTGATAGAGTTGTGGTCTTATTGATCCATTGAcctggttcaatcccaacctctgtCATTCTGTGGAACTTgtgcgttctccatgtgaccacattgtgctctgatttcttcccacatcccaaaggtgtgcagatCAGTAGGTTATtgaccattgtaaattgtcccgaacaTGTGGGTGAGTGCTGGACTCTAAGGGGGAGTTGTTGGGAATGTGGGGAACAATAGAGTAGGATTAGTGTTGGATTGGTGTCAGTGTAtgtttgatggttggcatggcctCATATGTGGTAACAAGCATTTTAGGAAATTGCAACTGTCTGAGACGGATGTGATTGTTCCTCCTGTATTCTCTATGTCCTGGAGTAATGAGAAATACATGGGCCACATTGTACTGGCCACTCCTTGAAGGTAGCCTTCACTGTTGTAACACCAGACTCTGACTGGCAAGTCCATCAGCATTGTGCACAAAACCCAGTATTGCCCTCGCCTCCAGACCAGGCTCCCCAATCTGTCGCCAATCACCACCAATATTTTAATCCTATCCCTGTCACCTAAACTCTTAAAAGAGCCAAACTTCTAGACCCATCCCACCAGGTGCACAGGCTCCACCAGTGTCCACTGGCTGACATGATGTAGATCCCCTCTTGACCTTTGGGTTCTCTATACCAGTGGTGCGCCCATGGTTATGAAAAGCTGAAACAGTAATTTTATTACATGTTAATCGCGCTGCATCTGCCTCTTGGTCTACTCTATGTCCAGCATTTTCtatatttatttcagacttcccACATCTGTAGATGTTAGCTTTTGGAGTAGTCTTACTCCTGAATTGCACCCGTCTGCTGTCTTGTGTGAAGGGACTTTTGTTATTTGTCGATGCTTTGCCAggtaaataaagaaaaatccttaAAGTTTAcagtattttttttgtttttaatttccagTTCGTGCCAAATGATTTTGTTTCTCCACTGACGTGGGAGTTCTGGAATGGTTATCTTGGACCAGGGTTCCATGTGGAGGATTGGCCAATATTCCCAGACCAGGCTGTAGTGGAAGACCCTGTGGTCAGTTTACTAGATCTAGTTACAGCTGCTGGTGTGAGCAGTCACTGGTTTGTTATTTCTGTATGCAGGGCTGGAAGATTAGCGGAATTTGATGTCGAGTGCTGTAATCTCTGGTGTTGTTTCTGATGGTGTTTATCAGCCACCCTTGTTCCTCTTCTCTATTCTGCAGCCAAGTTAAATCATGCACCAGGCAAGAAAGACCACACAAGTTACACTCAGTCTGGCGATTAGACTTTGTTTGGCCCTGGGCTCGCTGCTTTATCAGATGCAGGGTGTATTTTGGGATTCTGTCTGCATTGGAGGGGCTTGTAGCACAGAGCAGTAACCCAAgagtgatgcccctgtcccacttaggaaacctgaacggaaacctctggagactttgtgccccacccaaggtttccgtgcagttcccggaggttgcaggtggttgccggaggttgcaggtagagagactgacaaaaacctccgggaaccgcacggaaaccttgggtggggcgcaaagtctccagaggtttccattcagatttcctaagtgggacaggggcataatggtgGAAGGATTGAAATCAGTTGTGGTTCTTCCATAAAGCAACACTGTCCACGTTCATGATTTGGCCCGTGGCCACAGAACTGTGCCCAACCCATGCCACAAAGTTTTCCCTTTGGGGGTTGTTGGTGTGGCTGGCATAGCCACTGTTTGTTGGTGTCTCCATTGTGTGAGCTGTCCGGGCAGAGGGAGCTAACTGCTTGTCCGGTTTGGAGTTGGTGGTGAGTTGCAGATGTGATGGCACCAGATTGTTTCGGGTGCAGTCCCAGGTTTGCAGGACCCAGTTCGTGCTCCGGATCCCTTCCACTCCACCTCTGGCTGAAGTCTGGGAAAACCTGTTCTGAGCGCACATCTAACGCAAGTCAAAACAGAATCTGCAGAGTTCTTTATTTAGAATGGAATGAAAAGAGATATCTGTTGATACCTTGAATTAGCTAcgctgacaagtgtgaggtgttgcacttcggTATGTCAAACCAAGTTaggacctgcacagtaaatggcagagccCTGCAGTGTGTTACAGATCacagatctgggagtacaggtgcatggtttcttgaaaGTGGCAAGTTGGGTggtgaaggcatttggcacacttgccttcattgggacagAGATTAAGGACAAAAGTCGGACATTGCGATGCAGCGGTATAAGTCATTGCTGAGGCACCACTTGGAGTGCGGTGTGCTgttctggttgcccagctataggaaggatgttactaAGATGGAATTgatgcagaagagattcgccAGCATGttgctttattccttgaagcacaggaagcTGACGGCTGGTCTTAttgaggtatataagatcatgagggacatgGGTAAAGTCAATGCTCAGTCGTTTTTCCTTAAAACATGCCGACTTAGGTTTGAGGTGaatggggagagatttaagagggacctctgtGACAACATTTCCACTCAGagagtagtccatatctggaatgagctgccagagaaagctatAGAAGAGGATATATTTGGACTGTTATATGGAtagggtttggaggtatatggcccAAATGCGACAAATGTGACTCGCCCGGAATGCCAAGTTGGTTGGCAGGGACAAGGTGGCCCAAAGGACCCGTTttggtgctgtataactctatgactaatgaTCACGTGCAGTGGGGattctattcaacctctccccataactaaagtcctccagtccaggtaacatcctggtgaatctcctctgccatCTCCCCATCACAATCATATTATTCCTATCGTGcctgaacaaaactgcacacaatactccaagtgcagtctaaGATTTGTGCCTGGACTTTTGCACTCTGTGCCCCAACCTATGAAGCCAAATATGCCATATATCTTCACCAACCTATGGACCTGTGTTGCCAATGTCGGGAAACTATGAACATGAAGCCCAGGGACCTGTTCATCAAAATTCCTCAGTGCCTTACCATTTAATGTGTATGTCCTACCACTATTTGACATGCCAAAATGCATCACCAAGCACTAGtcgggattaaattccatctgccatggtCCAGCCAATGCTCCATCTGAGCTCTATCTCGCTCCAAGTTAGACGACCTTCATTTCTGTATACAAGACCACCAATGTTCATGTCATCCACAGATTTAGATCATAATGACTTGAAGGGGTAAATATATACCACAAACAGCATTGATCTCAGCAGCGCATCCTTTGCAACTTCCAGTGGGCGTTTTGTATAAAAACAGGTGTTCACACTACTGAGTGTGACACTATTGAAAGTCTAGACTAAAGATTTATGTTTGTTGTTTTGCCTATTTtttaattctgaataaagtttgtgAAATAATAAAACAAATCACAATAAAACCCCATCCTTCCACCAGTGCCC from the Amblyraja radiata isolate CabotCenter1 chromosome 16, sAmbRad1.1.pri, whole genome shotgun sequence genome contains:
- the kcnh6 gene encoding potassium voltage-gated channel subfamily H member 6; translated protein: MPVRRGHVAPQNTYLDTIIRKFEVQNRKFLIINVRMKNCAIIFCNDGFCEMFGYSRVEIMQKPGTCDFLTGPATPESAVAQLAQALLGSEEVKVELLYYRKDGKDLAHGHG